The Vicia villosa cultivar HV-30 ecotype Madison, WI linkage group LG1, Vvil1.0, whole genome shotgun sequence genome includes a region encoding these proteins:
- the LOC131647261 gene encoding uncharacterized mitochondrial protein AtMg00860-like, whose protein sequence is MPFGVTNAPGVFMEYMNRTFHTYLDRFVVVFINDILIYSKSEEEHAEHLRIVLHVLKEKKLYAKMSKCEFWLKEISFLGHVISGSGIAVDPSKVDVVLQWDTPKLGSEIRSFLGLAGYYRRFIKGFSKLALLLTKLTYKGRAFVWDIQSEENFTELKRKLTIAPILTLPNPGESFIVYCDASKMGLGGVLMENDKLVAYASKQLRIHEKNYPTHDLGLAAVFFLC, encoded by the coding sequence atgccttttggtgttactaatgcgccaGGAGTATTTATGGAATACATGAACCGTACCTTTCATACTTATTTGGATCGGTTTGTGGTAGTATTTATCAATGACATTTTAATTTACTCTAAATCGGAAGAAGAGCATGCTGAACATTTGAGAATAGTATTGCatgttttgaaggagaagaagtTATATGCAAAGATGTCCAAATGCGAATTCTGGTTAAAGGAGattagttttcttggtcatgttattTCAGGTAGTGGCATTGCTGTGGATCCATCTAAAGTAGATGTTGTGTTGCAATGGGATACTCCAAAGTTGGGGTCAGAAATTAGAAGCTTTTTGGGACTGGCTGGTTATTATAGAAGGTTTATTAAAGGTTTTTCCAAGTTAGCACTTCTGTTAACGAAGCTGACTTATAAAGGCAGAGCGTTTGTGTGGGATATTCAGTCTGAAGAAAATTTTACCgaattgaagagaaaattgaCGATAGCTCCTATTTTGACGTTACCTAATCCGGGAGAGTCTTTTAtagtgtattgtgatgcttctaagatgggtttaggaggtgtacTCATGGAGAATGATAAGTTAGTTGCTTATGCGTCAAAACAGTTGAGAATTCATGAAaagaactatcctacgcatgatttaggGCTTGCTGCAGTTTTTTTTTTGTgctga